One part of the Enterococcus sp. DIV1094 genome encodes these proteins:
- a CDS encoding YceD family protein encodes MKWSLLELRKYQETPLTFHETLDVKKALMKRDDSILDVAPVEVEGLVSVDNKGYLVHYTAQTTLTVPSTRSLTPVELPIKLSVDELFMTMEQYQRRDAQLPSEEILLIEGTHLDVTESIEDNILLAIPMRVLTEEEEQSTELPKGNDWEVLSEEEYERRKTEEAETKVDPRLAKLSEFFDSASEEDDKA; translated from the coding sequence ATGAAATGGTCTTTATTGGAATTGAGAAAATACCAAGAGACACCGTTAACTTTTCATGAGACCCTTGACGTAAAAAAGGCTCTTATGAAGCGAGACGATTCAATTTTAGATGTTGCGCCTGTGGAAGTCGAAGGTCTAGTCTCAGTAGATAACAAAGGCTATCTCGTTCATTACACTGCGCAGACGACACTGACTGTTCCGTCTACTCGTTCATTGACCCCAGTTGAATTACCAATCAAACTGTCTGTGGATGAATTGTTTATGACGATGGAACAATACCAACGTAGAGATGCACAGTTACCTTCAGAAGAGATTCTCTTGATCGAAGGAACACATCTTGATGTGACAGAGTCGATCGAAGACAACATTTTATTGGCGATTCCGATGCGTGTACTCACAGAAGAAGAAGAGCAATCCACTGAATTACCGAAAGGAAATGACTGGGAAGTGCTATCTGAAGAAGAGTACGAAAGACGCAAAACGGAAGAAGCTGAGACAAAAGTAGATCCTCGTCTTGCAAAACTATCAGAATTTTTTGATTCAGCATCAGAAGAAGATGATAAAGCGTAA
- the rpmF gene encoding 50S ribosomal protein L32, giving the protein MAVPARRTSKAKKAKRRTHYKLTIKGLNECPNCGEMKKSHHVCASCGYYDGKDVMSKEA; this is encoded by the coding sequence ATGGCAGTACCAGCTAGAAGAACATCGAAAGCTAAAAAAGCAAAACGTCGTACTCATTACAAATTGACAATCAAAGGATTGAACGAATGTCCAAACTGTGGTGAAATGAAAAAAAGCCATCACGTATGTGCAAGTTGTGGTTACTACGATGGTAAGGACGTAATGTCTAAAGAAGCTTAA
- a CDS encoding ATP-binding protein, which yields MSNYNKTEKRELKGPSLTIKWAFASSFFIFVVFTIFAVITYKSSINLIVAKERANVEHTISEAASRLSNSDEELTLISAYRNLTNADQTGGTGDDTAIIEGNLMKIDSFISELGQASMDLYVYDLDEKLIFKTHEKSRSLIQTTRKIPTIVTLDGKTGFLSIQPIYSKQTREKIGYTQTFYELSSFYDIRNNLLLTLIVLEIVSLILSSILGFFLSSYFLKPLKVLRDTMDTIRKDPQSDIHMPEIDTDDELADLAEIFNEMLDRMRLYIEQQEQFVEDVSHELRTPVAIIEGHLNLLNRWGKDDPEILEESLTASMQEISRMKSLVQEMLDLSRAEQVDVYYANETTNAKEVTYQVFNNFKLLYPDYVITLDDDLAKEVTLQIFRNHFEQLIIIILDNAVKYSTTRKEVHISISSTLSEFEIAIQDFGEGIPEEDLKKIFNRFYRVDKARARTKGGNGLGLSIAKQLVESYKGRILAESVVGQGTIFRIFVPIVRTEDK from the coding sequence GTGAGCAACTACAATAAAACAGAAAAAAGAGAACTTAAAGGTCCATCCTTGACAATCAAGTGGGCCTTTGCAAGTTCTTTCTTCATATTTGTCGTCTTTACGATCTTTGCGGTGATCACTTATAAGTCATCGATCAACTTGATCGTAGCAAAAGAACGAGCGAACGTGGAACATACGATTTCTGAAGCAGCTTCTCGTTTATCAAATTCAGACGAAGAGTTGACGTTGATCAGTGCCTATCGCAATTTAACGAATGCTGACCAAACTGGTGGCACTGGCGATGATACAGCGATCATTGAAGGAAACTTGATGAAGATCGATTCCTTTATTTCTGAACTTGGTCAAGCCTCAATGGATCTATACGTTTACGATCTTGATGAAAAGCTGATTTTCAAAACACATGAAAAAAGCCGTTCATTGATTCAAACAACGCGTAAGATTCCAACGATCGTTACCTTAGATGGAAAAACTGGTTTTTTATCGATCCAGCCTATTTATTCTAAACAAACGAGAGAAAAAATCGGGTATACTCAAACCTTTTACGAACTTTCATCTTTCTACGACATAAGAAACAATCTCTTGTTGACGTTGATCGTGTTAGAGATCGTCTCTTTGATATTAAGTAGTATCTTAGGCTTCTTCTTATCTTCATACTTCTTGAAACCGTTAAAAGTATTAAGAGACACCATGGATACGATTCGTAAAGATCCGCAATCAGATATCCACATGCCAGAGATCGATACAGATGATGAACTCGCCGACCTTGCTGAGATCTTCAATGAAATGCTTGATCGTATGCGTCTGTATATTGAGCAGCAAGAACAATTTGTAGAAGATGTCTCTCATGAATTAAGAACCCCTGTAGCAATTATTGAAGGGCATCTCAACCTGTTGAATCGTTGGGGGAAAGATGATCCTGAAATTCTAGAAGAGTCATTGACCGCAAGTATGCAAGAAATCAGTCGTATGAAAAGTTTAGTACAAGAAATGCTGGATCTTTCAAGGGCAGAACAAGTAGATGTTTATTATGCCAATGAAACGACGAATGCAAAAGAAGTGACTTATCAAGTATTCAATAATTTTAAATTACTTTATCCAGACTATGTCATTACACTAGATGATGACTTAGCTAAGGAAGTAACACTACAAATATTTAGGAATCATTTTGAGCAATTGATCATCATCATCTTAGATAATGCGGTGAAGTATTCAACGACTAGAAAAGAAGTTCATATCTCAATCTCATCAACACTTAGCGAATTTGAGATTGCCATCCAAGATTTTGGTGAAGGAATCCCTGAAGAGGACCTGAAGAAAATTTTCAACCGTTTTTATCGGGTCGATAAAGCGAGAGCACGAACAAAAGGTGGAAATGGTTTAGGGTTGTCTATCGCCAAACAACTTGTCGAAAGCTATAAAGGTCGAATATTAGCTGAGAGTGTGGTTGGTCAAGGGACGATTTTTAGGATTTTTGTACCGATCGTAAGAACAGAGGACAAGTAA
- a CDS encoding response regulator transcription factor — MSNILIIEDEKNLARFVELELKHEGYNAEVHYNGRTGLDAALNNEWDAILLDLMLPELNGLEVCRRVRQAKNTPIIMMTARDSVIDRVSGLDHGADDYIVKPFAIEELLARLRALLRRIDIEGDKNVAKQTTITYRDLTIEKENRVVRRGNEVIELTKREYELLLTLMENVNVVLARDVLLNKVWGYETEVETNVVDVYIRYLRNKIDVPGEESYIQTVRGTGYVMRS; from the coding sequence ATGAGTAATATTCTAATCATTGAAGATGAGAAAAATTTAGCCCGATTTGTCGAGTTAGAATTAAAGCATGAAGGGTATAATGCTGAAGTACATTACAATGGACGGACAGGTCTTGATGCCGCTTTGAATAATGAGTGGGATGCGATTTTATTAGATTTGATGTTACCTGAATTGAACGGACTTGAAGTTTGTCGTCGTGTGCGTCAAGCAAAAAATACACCGATCATCATGATGACTGCAAGAGATTCTGTCATCGACCGAGTTTCAGGTCTAGATCACGGGGCAGATGATTACATCGTCAAACCATTTGCGATCGAAGAGTTGTTGGCACGTCTGCGTGCTTTATTACGCCGTATCGACATCGAAGGAGATAAAAACGTAGCCAAACAAACAACGATCACTTATCGCGATTTGACGATCGAAAAAGAAAACAGAGTCGTACGTCGTGGCAATGAAGTCATTGAATTAACAAAACGCGAGTATGAGCTATTACTTACTTTAATGGAAAATGTCAATGTGGTACTTGCCCGTGATGTTTTATTGAATAAAGTCTGGGGTTATGAAACCGAAGTAGAAACGAACGTAGTGGATGTGTATATTCGTTATCTTCGTAATAAGATCGACGTTCCTGGTGAGGAAAGTTATATCCAAACAGTACGTGGGACTGGTTACGTGATGCGCTCGTGA
- the gndA gene encoding NADP-dependent phosphogluconate dehydrogenase: protein MSKQQIGVVGMAVMGKNLALNIESRGYSVALFNRTGAKTTDVVEEHPDKNFKATYTIEEFVDSIEKPRRILLMVKAGPATDATIQELLPHLDKGDILIDGGNTFFQDTIRRNEELANSGINFIGTGVSGGEEGALKGPSIMPGGQKEAYELVAPILEQISAKAEDGTPCVTYIGPNGAGHYVKMVHNGIEYGDMQLIAESYDLMKNILGLSVDEMADIFKEWNEGELDSYLIEITADILTRKDDEGTGQPIVDVILDAAGNKGTGKWTSQSALDLGVPLPLITESVFARYISAYKEERVQASKILSHTNDFEFKGDKKEFIEKIREALYFSKIMSYAQGFAQLRVASKDYGWDLPFGEIAKIWRAGCIIRARFLQKITDAYDTNPDIENLLLDDYFVEITKKYQQAVREVVALAVQAGVPVPTFSSAIAYFDSYRAERLPANIIQAQRDYFGAHTYERVDKEGIFHYSWYNED, encoded by the coding sequence ATGTCAAAACAACAAATCGGCGTTGTCGGTATGGCCGTCATGGGTAAAAATCTAGCCCTTAACATTGAAAGCCGCGGCTACTCTGTTGCTCTATTCAACCGTACAGGAGCAAAAACAACAGATGTGGTAGAAGAGCATCCAGACAAAAACTTCAAAGCAACATACACGATCGAAGAATTTGTTGATTCAATCGAAAAACCACGTCGTATCCTTTTGATGGTCAAAGCAGGACCAGCAACCGATGCGACCATCCAAGAATTATTACCACACTTAGACAAAGGCGATATCTTGATCGATGGTGGAAATACCTTCTTCCAAGATACGATCCGTAGAAACGAAGAGTTAGCTAACTCTGGCATCAACTTCATCGGAACTGGTGTTTCAGGTGGAGAAGAAGGGGCGTTAAAAGGACCTTCGATCATGCCTGGTGGACAAAAAGAAGCGTATGAGTTAGTTGCACCGATCCTTGAACAAATCTCTGCAAAAGCGGAAGATGGTACGCCATGTGTGACTTACATTGGTCCAAATGGTGCAGGACATTACGTGAAAATGGTCCACAATGGGATCGAGTATGGCGATATGCAGTTGATTGCTGAATCTTACGACTTGATGAAAAATATTCTAGGTCTATCTGTTGATGAGATGGCAGATATCTTCAAAGAATGGAATGAAGGCGAATTAGACAGCTACTTGATCGAGATCACTGCGGATATCTTGACACGTAAAGACGATGAAGGGACAGGTCAACCGATCGTAGATGTGATCCTTGATGCTGCTGGAAACAAAGGGACAGGTAAATGGACAAGCCAAAGTGCCTTAGACCTTGGTGTACCACTTCCATTGATCACTGAGTCGGTATTTGCCCGATATATCTCTGCATACAAAGAAGAACGTGTACAAGCAAGCAAAATCTTGTCACATACAAATGACTTTGAATTCAAAGGCGATAAAAAAGAATTTATCGAAAAAATTCGTGAAGCATTGTACTTCAGTAAAATCATGAGCTATGCCCAAGGATTTGCACAGCTACGTGTCGCATCAAAAGATTATGGTTGGGATCTGCCATTTGGTGAAATCGCAAAAATCTGGCGTGCCGGCTGTATCATCCGCGCGCGTTTCTTGCAAAAAATCACAGATGCCTACGATACTAATCCTGACATTGAAAATCTTTTATTGGATGACTACTTTGTTGAGATCACTAAGAAATACCAACAAGCCGTACGAGAAGTTGTTGCTCTAGCCGTTCAAGCAGGCGTACCAGTTCCAACATTCTCTTCAGCCATTGCTTACTTTGATTCATACAGAGCCGAACGTTTGCCTGCAAACATCATCCAAGCACAACGTGATTACTTTGGGGCACATACGTATGAGCGTGTTGACAAAGAAGGAATCTTCCATTACTCATGGTATAACGAAGATTAA